The genomic DNA CCACGCTTGTCAGCTGAGGCGGAAGGGAATCAGTCGTTTCATAAGTTTGTTTATCAACAGTCTGACACACCGTAAATGACAAAATTTACGGTTTTTTTCTGGGGCAAATACTATAAAAAATGAAAATATGAATGTAAATATATCAGCTTTTTTGAACATAAAAGGGCATCCAATAGCCGAAAATTGACTTATTGGATGCCCTTAACTTTCGCTAGGGGTGAAGGAAATGGAGAAAAAATACGTTCTCATTACTGGGGCATCAAGCGGTTTTGGTCTATTAACAACGATCGAATTAGCAAAGCGCGGATTTTCAGTCATTGCAACGATGAGAAATGAAGAAAAAAAGGAGAAGGTCATTGAATTATGCAAACAATTTCAAGTTGAAAAGCAAATTACCTGTTTACAATTAGATGTAACATGTAAAAAATCATTACAACATTTAAGCGAACATTTAAACCAATTTCCGAAAATTGATATTTTGATTAATAATGCCGGCTTTGCTTTTGGCGGTTTTTGCGAGGAAGTCAGTTTGCAAGAATATAAAGAGCAGTTTGAGACAAATTTTTTTGGCGTCATCGCCGTAACACAAGCTGTATTGCCATTTATGAGGAAGCAAAAACAGGGGAAAATTATTAATTTAAGTAGCATTTCTGGGAAAATCGGTTTTCCAGGGCTTTCACCATATGTCGCTTCCAAACACGCATTAGAAGGTTGGTCGGAATGTTTGCGCCTGGAAGTAAAACCATTTGGAATCGATGTCGCTCTTATTGAACCCGGATCATTTGCCACAAATATTTGGTCAAGCGGCAAAAGAATAGCGAAAAAAGCAAACAACACGAATTCTCCATATGATTTATATATGAAAGCGATAGAAGATCAACTGGAAAAAGGAAAAGAAGAGATGGGTGATCCTAAAGAAGTGGCCTCACTTATCGCTAATATTTGTGAACAAGATAGATTAAAAGCGCTCCGTTATCCAATTGGAAAAGGGGTAAAGCTAGCTTTTTATTTAAAAAAATGGTTCCCATGGACAAAATGGGAGCAGCTTTTTTATAAAAAATTGTTGCATAAAAAAGTTTGATCGACTGGTTCATACTAAAACCAATGTTGTTTTGCCTGTTTTTTAATCGCAAATATTAAGGAAAGTAACAACCAGACTAAATGTAAAGCATAGAAAGGAATTGCATAAACTGAACTTAAGAAAAATGCTAGTGCTGCTGCGGAGCTTGAAAGCACAGTGAATACGACGATTTTATTTGCTCCATTCTTAAAAGCTTTAAATAAGATAAATGCAATCGACATTAATAAAATGTTAATTAAGATTACATCCATAGTTTTGCATTCTCCTTTTTATTGTAATTTCAAGTTAGCACCGGGCTGGATACTAACAATCTGAAAAGTTATTGGCATTTAGCCAATTCCTATAAATGAATGAAAAAGCAAATAATGACGAAAGCTTATCATCCTTACAATTAAATAAAAACATATTAGGGAGGTATCGTTAATTTCTAGTCTGAAGAGGGATTTCAATTGTTAAATGACTGTTTGTCTATTAATTAAGATTAAACCGATGACAATTAAGATCATGCCGATAATTGTGAATAGCTTTATCATATTTCCAAAGATCAAAAAATCTAACATCGCTGTTACTGGCGGGACAGCGTAAAATAAACTAGTTACTTTCATTAAATGGTCTTTTTCGATTAGATAATATAGTAGAAAGGTTGCGCCGACTGAAATAACAATCGTCATCCAAGCGAGTGAAACGGAAAACATCATTGTCCATTCAAGTGATTGTTCAAAAAATAATAATAGTAGGAAAAGGACTAAGGCACCACTGCTGTACTGGATCGCCATGTTTGCAGGCTGGATGATTTTTATTTTTTTTTGTAAAATTGTACCGACTGTTATACATAAAAGAGATAATATCGCATTTAAAATCCCTATTAAAGTAACAGAAGCAATGATAATATTATCAGCGACGACTAATATTAAACCAACCATTCCAAATAATAATCCGAACCACTGAACAGTATTGCTTTTTTCCTTTAAGGCGATTGTCGTAATGATCGGTTGTGCCCCTAATATAATCGTTAAAACGCCCGGGGATACTTCATGATAAATCGCTAAATAGTAGAAAATTTGGTAACCGGTTTGCACACATAATCCCGTAAGTAAAATATATCTCCATTCTTTTATGTTTGTAGGCAGGGCAGTCTTTAAGAAAAAAACCGCAGTCCATAAAATAATCGCTGCAAATAATAACCTTAAAAACAGAAAAGTAAAAGGATCGGCATCACGCAATCCTAACTCAACAAAAATTGCTCCGCTGCTCCACATGATAATAAAGGCAAGACGTACAAACTCTATCACAAACACCTCTCTTCACCAAGTCGATCGATTTGTTTTTATTATATAATGTTGCTTATGATTAGTAAAATTGATATTTTAAAACAAAATAATCGAATTTTTCGATGGAAGGAATGTTTTCATAAATGGAAATTCGCCACTTAAAAACTTTTTTTACGATTGTTCGTCTCGGAAGTTTTACAAAAGCAGCAAACTCACTCCGTTATGCTCAATCGACAATTACATTTCATATTCAATCAATTGAGGAAGAACTGGGGAGCCAAGTATTTGATCGGGTCGGAAAAAAAGTGCAGTTAACTGAAACAGGCAAGCGGCTCTTGCCTTATGCTAAAAAAATATTACATACATATAAGGAATTAAAAGATGCAACGTCACTTAACGGTGAAATTCAAGGAGAGTTAGTCATTTCTGCTTCAGAAGCTTTATTAATTTACCGCCTTCCACTTGTAATTAAAGAATTTAAAGAAAAATACCCGAAGGCTGTGATTCATTTAAAGCATTTAGACCCGACCCAATTAAAAACCGAGTTAATTGATGGCGAAGTCGACTTAGCGTTTCTGTTGGATAAAGAAAGAAAGGAAGAAGGGATCCGCTTTGAACGATTAGTCTCCGAACCGATGATGCTTATTTCAAAAGATGTGATATCTTTAGATCGACCAGATTCAATGAAAGATCGTGTCTTCCTTTTTACTGAAAGCGGATGTAGTTATCGGGTCGTATTTGAAGAACTAATTGAACAATATTTACATCTGAAAGAAAC from Bacillus aquiflavi includes the following:
- a CDS encoding oxidoreductase gives rise to the protein MEKKYVLITGASSGFGLLTTIELAKRGFSVIATMRNEEKKEKVIELCKQFQVEKQITCLQLDVTCKKSLQHLSEHLNQFPKIDILINNAGFAFGGFCEEVSLQEYKEQFETNFFGVIAVTQAVLPFMRKQKQGKIINLSSISGKIGFPGLSPYVASKHALEGWSECLRLEVKPFGIDVALIEPGSFATNIWSSGKRIAKKANNTNSPYDLYMKAIEDQLEKGKEEMGDPKEVASLIANICEQDRLKALRYPIGKGVKLAFYLKKWFPWTKWEQLFYKKLLHKKV
- a CDS encoding DMT family transporter, yielding MIEFVRLAFIIMWSSGAIFVELGLRDADPFTFLFLRLLFAAIILWTAVFFLKTALPTNIKEWRYILLTGLCVQTGYQIFYYLAIYHEVSPGVLTIILGAQPIITTIALKEKSNTVQWFGLLFGMVGLILVVADNIIIASVTLIGILNAILSLLCITVGTILQKKIKIIQPANMAIQYSSGALVLFLLLLFFEQSLEWTMMFSVSLAWMTIVISVGATFLLYYLIEKDHLMKVTSLFYAVPPVTAMLDFLIFGNMIKLFTIIGMILIVIGLILINRQTVI
- a CDS encoding LysR family transcriptional regulator, which encodes MEIRHLKTFFTIVRLGSFTKAANSLRYAQSTITFHIQSIEEELGSQVFDRVGKKVQLTETGKRLLPYAKKILHTYKELKDATSLNGEIQGELVISASEALLIYRLPLVIKEFKEKYPKAVIHLKHLDPTQLKTELIDGEVDLAFLLDKERKEEGIRFERLVSEPMMLISKDVISLDRPDSMKDRVFLFTESGCSYRVVFEELIEQYLHLKETNNLQFWSIEALKQCVITGLGISILPYITVKNEIQQKKLQAQQIDQLITYIAFHKDKSLSPTLNVFLEILRNHTEQW